The proteins below are encoded in one region of Chelmon rostratus isolate fCheRos1 chromosome 21, fCheRos1.pri, whole genome shotgun sequence:
- the crygmxl2 gene encoding crystallin, gamma MX, like 2 gives CFSVLFKIIFYEGRNFQGRHWECSSDCMDTFRHFNCCNSIRVSGGHWVAYEKPYYMGYQYILGPGEYPDYHTWMGFNNCIRSCQMFSPYRGSYRMRIYNRPDMMGHTMEFMDDCPNVYERFRYRDIYSCNILEGFWIFYEHPNYRGRQYFLRPGEYRACGDWGCHNPMVGSFRRMRTLM, from the exons AAGATTATCTTCTATGAGGGCCGCAACTTCCAGGGCCGTCACTGGGAGTGCAGCAGTGACTGCATGGACACCTTCAGGCACTTCAACTGTTGTAACTCCATCCGTGTCAGCGGTGGTCACTGGGTGGCCTATGAGAAGCCTTACTACATGGGCTACCAGTACATCCTCGGCCCTGGAGAGTACCCTGACTACCACACCTGGATGGGCTTCAACAACTGCATCCGCTCCTGCCAGATGTTCTCCCCT TATAGAGGATCCTACAGGATGAGGATCTACAACAGGCCAGACATGATGGGACACACCATGGAGTTCATGGATGACTGCCCAAATGTGTACGAGCGCTTCCGCTACCGTGACATTTACTCCTGCAACATCTTGGAGGGATTCTGGATCTTCTACGAGCACCCCAACTACAGGGGACGCCAGTATTTCCTGCGCCCCGGAGAGTACAGGGCCTGTGGCGACTGGGGCTGCCACAACCCCATGGTGGGCTCATTCAGGAGGATGAGGACTCTCATGTAA
- the crygmx gene encoding crystallin, gamma MX isoform X2, translated as MGKIIFYEDRNFQGRHYECSSDCPEMQNHFSRCNSIRVESGCWVAYEKPNYGGYQYMLHKGEYPDYQRWAGFNDCIRSCRMVPPYNGNYRMKIFERSDFGGQNLELMEDCPDLHERFHTRDISSVNVMEGYWMLHEHPNYRGRQYFLRPGEYRRHSEWGSTSPTFGSLRRVTELN; from the exons ATGGGCAAG ATTATCTTTTACGAGGACAGGAACTTCCAGGGTCGTCACTATGAGTGCAGTAGTGACTGTCCCGAGATGCAAAACCACTTCAGCCGCTGCAACTCGATAAGAGTGGAGAGCGGCTGTTGGGTGGCCTACGAGAAGCCAAACTATGGAGGCTATCAGTACATGCTGCATAAGGGCGAGTACCCCGACTACCAACGCTGGGCAGGCTTCAATGACTGCATCCGCTCCTGCCGTATGGTGCCACCT TATAATGGGAACTACAGGATGAAGATCTTTGAGCGGTCTGACTTTGGGGGCCAGAACCTGGAGCTAATGGAAGACTGCCCTGATCTGCATGAGCGTTTCCACACCCGTGACATCTCCTCCGTCAATGTCATGGAGGGCTACTGGATGCTGCATGAACACCCCAATTACAGGGGGCGCCAGTACTTCCTGCGCCCTGGAGAGTACAGGAGGCACAGCGAGTGGGGAAGCACCAGCCCCACCTTTGGCTCTCTGAGACGTGTCACTGAGCTCAACTGa
- the crygmx gene encoding crystallin, gamma MX isoform X1 codes for MCVQIIFYEDRNFQGRHYECSSDCPEMQNHFSRCNSIRVESGCWVAYEKPNYGGYQYMLHKGEYPDYQRWAGFNDCIRSCRMVPPYNGNYRMKIFERSDFGGQNLELMEDCPDLHERFHTRDISSVNVMEGYWMLHEHPNYRGRQYFLRPGEYRRHSEWGSTSPTFGSLRRVTELN; via the exons ATGTGTGTGCAGATTATCTTTTACGAGGACAGGAACTTCCAGGGTCGTCACTATGAGTGCAGTAGTGACTGTCCCGAGATGCAAAACCACTTCAGCCGCTGCAACTCGATAAGAGTGGAGAGCGGCTGTTGGGTGGCCTACGAGAAGCCAAACTATGGAGGCTATCAGTACATGCTGCATAAGGGCGAGTACCCCGACTACCAACGCTGGGCAGGCTTCAATGACTGCATCCGCTCCTGCCGTATGGTGCCACCT TATAATGGGAACTACAGGATGAAGATCTTTGAGCGGTCTGACTTTGGGGGCCAGAACCTGGAGCTAATGGAAGACTGCCCTGATCTGCATGAGCGTTTCCACACCCGTGACATCTCCTCCGTCAATGTCATGGAGGGCTACTGGATGCTGCATGAACACCCCAATTACAGGGGGCGCCAGTACTTCCTGCGCCCTGGAGAGTACAGGAGGCACAGCGAGTGGGGAAGCACCAGCCCCACCTTTGGCTCTCTGAGACGTGTCACTGAGCTCAACTGa
- the aldh18a1 gene encoding delta-1-pyrroline-5-carboxylate synthase isoform X1, with translation MLLQRLRLCSGGSLDFQRHVCRLLTRPLTQVPQGRAHAGSFAHRGELRQAKRIVVKLGSAVVTRGDECGLALGRLASIVEQVAMLQNQGREMMIVTSGAVAFGKQRLRHEILLSQSVRQALHSGHNQLKDMSLPVLEARACAAAGQSGLMALYEAMFTQYSTCTAQVLVTNLDFHDDDKRQNLNSTLQELLRMNIVPIINTNDAVVPPPEPNSDLQGVNVISIKDNDSLAARLAVEMKADLLIALSDVEGLYDSPPGTDDAKLIDIFYPGDLQSITYGTKSRVGIGGMEAKVKAALWALQGGTSVVIANGTHPKVTGHVITDIVEGKKVGTFFSEIKPAGPTVEQQTEMARNCGRTLASLHPDQRSEIICHLAELLIERKDEILAANKMDMDLAASAGHLPPAMLKRLSLSPVKLNSLAIGLRQIAVAAQDSVGRVLRRTRVAHNLELEQITVPIGVLLVIFEARPDCLPQVSALAIASGNALLLKGGKEAANTNRVLHQLTQEALSMHGVREAVQLVSTREEVADLCRLDKLIDLIIPRGSSQLVREIQRAAKGIPVLGHSEGICHVYVDADASVDKVLKIVRDSKCDYPAACNAMETLLIHRDILRTPLFDQIIDMLRTERVKIHAGPRFASYLTFSPSEAKSLRTEYGDLECCMEVVDSMQEAVDHIHKYGSSHTEVIVTENEDTAEQFLQMLDSACVFWNASSRFADGYRFGLGAEVGISTARIHARGPVGLEGLLTTKWVLRGDGHTAADFSEHGTMKYLHENLPVGQPLAGQRDSN, from the exons ATGCTGCTGCAAAGGCTGAGGCTGTGTTCAGGGGGCTCACTGGATTTCCAGAGACACGTATGCCGGTTACTCACCAGACCTCTGACACAAG TTCCCCAGGGGAGAGCTCACGCCGGCTCCTTTGCACACCGCGGTGAACTGCGTCAGGCCAAGAGGATCGTGGTCAAGCTCGGCAGTGCTGTGGTCACCCGCGGCGATGAATGCGGCCTGGCTCTGGGGAGGCTGGCCTCCATTGTGGAGCAG GTGGCCATGCTGCAGAATCAAGGCAGGGAGATGATGATTGTCACCAGTGGAGCGGTGGCCTTTGGCAAGCAAAGATTGAGACACGAGATCCTGCTGTCCCAGAGTGTCCGACAGGCGCTGCACTCAGGACACAATCAGCTCAAAGACATG TCATTGCCAGTGCTGGAAGCCCGGgcctgtgctgcagctggacagagTGGCTTGATGGCCCTGTATGAGGCCATGTTCACCCAATACAGCACTTGCACTGCGCAG GTCCTGGTGACAAATCTGGATTTCCATGATGACGACAAGAGGCAGAACCTTAACAGCacgctgcaggagctgctgcgTATGAACATCGTGCCCATCATCAACACCAATGATGCTGTGGTGCCCCCGCCGGAGCCCAACAGCGACCTGCAGGGGGTAAAT GTGATCAGCATTAAGGACAACGACAGTCTGGCGGCGCGGCTAGCCGTGGAGATGAAGGCCGACCTGCTCATCGCGCTGTCTGACGTGGAAG GATTGTACGACAGCCCTCCTGGAACAGATGACGCCAAGTTAATTGACATCTTCTACCCTGGAGACCTGCAGTCCATCACCTATGGCACAAAGTCCAGAGTCGGGATTGGAGGCATGGAGGCCAAA GTCAAGGCTGCACTCTGGGCCCTGCAAGGCGGCACCTCCGTGGTCATTGCAAATGGCACCCACCCCAAAGTAACAGGTCATGTCATCACTGACATAGTGGAGGGCAAGAAGGTGGGAACCTTCTTCTCTGAGATCAAACCTGCAG GCCCAACTGttgagcagcagacagaaatgGCACGAAACTGTGGAAGAACCCTCGCATCTCTGCACCCAGACCAG AGGAGTGAGATCATCTGCCATCTAGCAGAGCTGTTGATTGAGAGGAAGGATGAGATTCTGGCTGCCAACAAGATGGACATGGACCTGGCTGCAAGTGCAG GCCATTTACCACCAGCCATGCTAAAGCGTCTGAGCTTGTCACCAGTCAAACTGAACAGCTTGGCCATAGGTCTGCGCCAGATCGCTGTGGCCGCCCAGGACAGTGTGGGCCGTGTGCTGCGCCGCACCAGGGTGGCTCACAacctggagctggagcagatCACTGTGCCCATCGGAGTTCTTTTAGTCATCTTTGAGGCCCGACCTGACTGCCTGCCTCAG GTGTCAGCATTAGCCATAGCCAGTGGCAACGCCCTCCTGCTGAAGGGAGGCAAAGAGGCAGCCAACACCAACCGCGTCCTCCACCAGCTCACCCAGGAAGCCCTTTCCATGCATGGAGTCAGAGAGGCTGTGCAGCTG GTGAGCACTCGTGAGGAGGTGGCGGATCTGTGCAGGCTGGACAAGCTGATCGACCTGATTATCCCTCGAGGTTCATCCCAGCTGGTGCGGGAAATTCAGCGCGCAGCCAAGGGCATCCCGGTGCTGGGTCACAGCGAGGGAATCTGCCACGTCTATGTCGATGCAGACGCCAGCGTTGACAAAGTCCTCAAAATCG TCAGAGACTCCAAGTGTGACTACCCAGCTGCATGTAATGCCATGGAAACTCTGCTGATCCACAGGGACATCCTCAGGACGCCACTGTTTGACCAGATCATTGACATGCTGCGTACTGAGCGG GTGAAGATTCATGCAGGCCCTCGGTTTGCCTCCTACCTGACATTCAGCCCATCAGAGGCAAAGTCTCTGCGGACAGAGTACGGTGACCTGGAGTGCTGCATGGAGGTGGTGGACAGCATGCAGGAGGCTGTGGATCACATTCACAAGTATGGCAGCTCCCACACAGAGGTTATCGTCACAGAAAACG aggacacagcagagcAGTTCCTGCAGATGCTGGACAGCGCCTGTGTTTTCTGGAACGCAAGCTCACGTTTCGCTGATGGCTACCGCTTTGGACTGG GAGCAGAGGTAGGTATTAGCACAGCTCGCATCCACGCCCGAGGCCCTGTTGGCCTGGAGGGGCTGCTCACCACCAAGTGGGTCCTGAGAGGTGACGGgcacacagcagctgacttCTCTGAACACGGTACCATGAAGTACCTCCATGAAAACCTGCCTGTCGGGCAGCCTCTTGCTGGGCAGCGGGACAGCAACTAG
- the aldh18a1 gene encoding delta-1-pyrroline-5-carboxylate synthase isoform X2, producing MLLQRLRLCSGGSLDFQRHVCRLLTRPLTQVPQGRAHAGSFAHRGELRQAKRIVVKLGSAVVTRGDECGLALGRLASIVEQVAMLQNQGREMMIVTSGAVAFGKQRLRHEILLSQSVRQALHSGHNQLKDMSLPVLEARACAAAGQSGLMALYEAMFTQYSTCTAQVLVTNLDFHDDDKRQNLNSTLQELLRMNIVPIINTNDAVVPPPEPNSDLQGVISIKDNDSLAARLAVEMKADLLIALSDVEGLYDSPPGTDDAKLIDIFYPGDLQSITYGTKSRVGIGGMEAKVKAALWALQGGTSVVIANGTHPKVTGHVITDIVEGKKVGTFFSEIKPAGPTVEQQTEMARNCGRTLASLHPDQRSEIICHLAELLIERKDEILAANKMDMDLAASAGHLPPAMLKRLSLSPVKLNSLAIGLRQIAVAAQDSVGRVLRRTRVAHNLELEQITVPIGVLLVIFEARPDCLPQVSALAIASGNALLLKGGKEAANTNRVLHQLTQEALSMHGVREAVQLVSTREEVADLCRLDKLIDLIIPRGSSQLVREIQRAAKGIPVLGHSEGICHVYVDADASVDKVLKIVRDSKCDYPAACNAMETLLIHRDILRTPLFDQIIDMLRTERVKIHAGPRFASYLTFSPSEAKSLRTEYGDLECCMEVVDSMQEAVDHIHKYGSSHTEVIVTENEDTAEQFLQMLDSACVFWNASSRFADGYRFGLGAEVGISTARIHARGPVGLEGLLTTKWVLRGDGHTAADFSEHGTMKYLHENLPVGQPLAGQRDSN from the exons ATGCTGCTGCAAAGGCTGAGGCTGTGTTCAGGGGGCTCACTGGATTTCCAGAGACACGTATGCCGGTTACTCACCAGACCTCTGACACAAG TTCCCCAGGGGAGAGCTCACGCCGGCTCCTTTGCACACCGCGGTGAACTGCGTCAGGCCAAGAGGATCGTGGTCAAGCTCGGCAGTGCTGTGGTCACCCGCGGCGATGAATGCGGCCTGGCTCTGGGGAGGCTGGCCTCCATTGTGGAGCAG GTGGCCATGCTGCAGAATCAAGGCAGGGAGATGATGATTGTCACCAGTGGAGCGGTGGCCTTTGGCAAGCAAAGATTGAGACACGAGATCCTGCTGTCCCAGAGTGTCCGACAGGCGCTGCACTCAGGACACAATCAGCTCAAAGACATG TCATTGCCAGTGCTGGAAGCCCGGgcctgtgctgcagctggacagagTGGCTTGATGGCCCTGTATGAGGCCATGTTCACCCAATACAGCACTTGCACTGCGCAG GTCCTGGTGACAAATCTGGATTTCCATGATGACGACAAGAGGCAGAACCTTAACAGCacgctgcaggagctgctgcgTATGAACATCGTGCCCATCATCAACACCAATGATGCTGTGGTGCCCCCGCCGGAGCCCAACAGCGACCTGCAGGGG GTGATCAGCATTAAGGACAACGACAGTCTGGCGGCGCGGCTAGCCGTGGAGATGAAGGCCGACCTGCTCATCGCGCTGTCTGACGTGGAAG GATTGTACGACAGCCCTCCTGGAACAGATGACGCCAAGTTAATTGACATCTTCTACCCTGGAGACCTGCAGTCCATCACCTATGGCACAAAGTCCAGAGTCGGGATTGGAGGCATGGAGGCCAAA GTCAAGGCTGCACTCTGGGCCCTGCAAGGCGGCACCTCCGTGGTCATTGCAAATGGCACCCACCCCAAAGTAACAGGTCATGTCATCACTGACATAGTGGAGGGCAAGAAGGTGGGAACCTTCTTCTCTGAGATCAAACCTGCAG GCCCAACTGttgagcagcagacagaaatgGCACGAAACTGTGGAAGAACCCTCGCATCTCTGCACCCAGACCAG AGGAGTGAGATCATCTGCCATCTAGCAGAGCTGTTGATTGAGAGGAAGGATGAGATTCTGGCTGCCAACAAGATGGACATGGACCTGGCTGCAAGTGCAG GCCATTTACCACCAGCCATGCTAAAGCGTCTGAGCTTGTCACCAGTCAAACTGAACAGCTTGGCCATAGGTCTGCGCCAGATCGCTGTGGCCGCCCAGGACAGTGTGGGCCGTGTGCTGCGCCGCACCAGGGTGGCTCACAacctggagctggagcagatCACTGTGCCCATCGGAGTTCTTTTAGTCATCTTTGAGGCCCGACCTGACTGCCTGCCTCAG GTGTCAGCATTAGCCATAGCCAGTGGCAACGCCCTCCTGCTGAAGGGAGGCAAAGAGGCAGCCAACACCAACCGCGTCCTCCACCAGCTCACCCAGGAAGCCCTTTCCATGCATGGAGTCAGAGAGGCTGTGCAGCTG GTGAGCACTCGTGAGGAGGTGGCGGATCTGTGCAGGCTGGACAAGCTGATCGACCTGATTATCCCTCGAGGTTCATCCCAGCTGGTGCGGGAAATTCAGCGCGCAGCCAAGGGCATCCCGGTGCTGGGTCACAGCGAGGGAATCTGCCACGTCTATGTCGATGCAGACGCCAGCGTTGACAAAGTCCTCAAAATCG TCAGAGACTCCAAGTGTGACTACCCAGCTGCATGTAATGCCATGGAAACTCTGCTGATCCACAGGGACATCCTCAGGACGCCACTGTTTGACCAGATCATTGACATGCTGCGTACTGAGCGG GTGAAGATTCATGCAGGCCCTCGGTTTGCCTCCTACCTGACATTCAGCCCATCAGAGGCAAAGTCTCTGCGGACAGAGTACGGTGACCTGGAGTGCTGCATGGAGGTGGTGGACAGCATGCAGGAGGCTGTGGATCACATTCACAAGTATGGCAGCTCCCACACAGAGGTTATCGTCACAGAAAACG aggacacagcagagcAGTTCCTGCAGATGCTGGACAGCGCCTGTGTTTTCTGGAACGCAAGCTCACGTTTCGCTGATGGCTACCGCTTTGGACTGG GAGCAGAGGTAGGTATTAGCACAGCTCGCATCCACGCCCGAGGCCCTGTTGGCCTGGAGGGGCTGCTCACCACCAAGTGGGTCCTGAGAGGTGACGGgcacacagcagctgacttCTCTGAACACGGTACCATGAAGTACCTCCATGAAAACCTGCCTGTCGGGCAGCCTCTTGCTGGGCAGCGGGACAGCAACTAG
- the LOC121625176 gene encoding phenylethanolamine N-methyltransferase-like: MMDEKVTGVEAMAACYQGFDPAAYLQYNYTPPRADFDRQDSIVPWKLACLHRAFNEGDVRGELLVDVGSGPTLYQVLSGCEVFSKVLLTDFLEVNRQELRHWLQDEGGCSLDWTPYLQHVCKLEGRRPSEWTEKAAKLRQVITDILPIDVHRPQPLAHDALPSAGADCLVSCFCLESVSPDLAAFTRALGHIGRLLRPGGHLLLIGALGESFYFGGPGIKIPVVPLNEAQVCDSLKESGYTLIRLEVYTLPQDMRVGVDDVTGVFFVKAKKD; this comes from the exons ATGATGGACGAAAAGGTGACTGGAGTCGAGGCCATGGCAGCCTGCTACCAGGGATTTGATCCAGCAGCGTATCTGCAGTATAACTACACTCCACCACGAGCTGATTTTGATAGACAGGACAGCATTGTGCCGTGGAAGCTGGCATGTCTGCATAGAGCTTTTAATGAAG GCGACGTGAGGGGCGAGCTGCTGGTGGACGTAGGTTCGGGCCCCACCTTGTACCAGGTGCTGAGTGGCTGTGAGGTTTTCAGCAAGGTGCTCCTCACAGACTTCCTGGAGGTCAACAGGCAGGAGCTGAGGCACTGGCTCCAGGACGAGGGAGGCTGCAGCCTGGACTGGACCCCCTACCTGCAGCACGTGTGCAAGCTGGAGGGACGACG GCCCTCAGAATGGACAGAGAAAGCTGCCAAACTACGTCAGGTCATCACGGACATCCTCCCCATTGACGTGCACCGCCCTCAGCCTCTGGCCCATGACGCCCTTCCTTCAGCGGGGGCCGACTGTCTCGTGTCCTGCTTCTGTCTGGAGAGCGTCAGCCCTGACCTGGCTGCCTTCACCAGGGCCCTGGGCCACATTGGGAGGCTCCTGCGGCCTGGTGGTCACCTCCTGCTCATCGGAGCCCTGGGAGAGAGCTTCTATTTCGGGGGACCTGGGATAAAGATCCCCGTGGTCCCGCTGAATGAGGCCCAGGTGTGTGATAGTTTGAAGGAGAGCGGCTACACCCTGATCCGGTTGGAGGTCTACACACTGCCTCAGGACATGAGGGTGGGGGTGGATGACGTTACTGGGGTGTTTTTTGTTAAGGCAAAAAAGGATTAA
- the LOC121625144 gene encoding protein phosphatase 1 regulatory subunit 1B-like — MDPLLPAETEVMEREADKDARRKIQFSVPSPVPTQLDPRQVEMIRRRRPTPATLFRLTDPPSPEEDIGPHQWALGENGALKAKLVHTSTYQPPSLKAVQRMAQAHLSSLDMSSVDKEEPSSGEEEEEREGESQQTASATDLREESKPLRDHRAPADSLTGSADLSRHHGDVEEAKEREEGKGE, encoded by the exons ATGGACCCGCTGCTGCCCGCAGAGACGGAGGTGATGGAGCGGGAGGCGGACAAGGATGCGAGGAGGAAGATCCAGTTCTCCGTGCCTTCCCCGGTGCCCACCCAGCTGGACCCGCGACAGGTGGAGATG ATTCGACGCCGGAGGCCGACGCCAGCAACGCTCTTCAGATTGACAGACCCGCCGTCACCAGAGGAAGACATTGGCCCTCATCAG TGGGCTCTGGGGGAAAACGGAGCCTTGAAAGCCAAGCTGGTTCACACATCAACCTACCAGCCACCCTCACTTAAAG CTGTCCAGAGGATGGCCCAGGCCCACCTGTCCTCCCTCGACATGTCCTCTGTGGACAAGGAGGAGCCCTCTtctggggaggaagaggaagaacgCGAGGGGGAGAGCCAGCAGACAGCCTCAGCTACTG ATCTAAGAGAAGAAAGCAAACCACTCAGGGATCACCGTGCTCCGGCGGACAGTTTGACAGGAAGCGCTGATCTCAGCCGTCACCACGGAGACGTAGAGGAGgccaaagaaagagaggaaggaaaaggagaatgA